From one Chitinivorax tropicus genomic stretch:
- the parC gene encoding DNA topoisomerase IV subunit A, with protein sequence MPLDGDQGGNHDGPPPALTDFTEDAVPLGLYAERAYLEYAVSVVKGRALPDVCDGQKPVQRRILYAMHEMGLSPAAKPVKSARVVGEVLGKYHPHSDVSAYDAMVRLAQDFSLRYPLIDGQGNFGSRDGDGAAAMRYTEARLTKLAELLLSEIDRGTVDFIPNYDGAFEEPKLLPARLPMVLLNGASGIAVGMATEIPSHNLREVADAAVALIKKPDLATADLLQYVQGPDFPGGGQIISAAKDIQAAYENGRGSLTVRARWKVEDLARGQWQVVVTELPPNTSSQKVLEEIEDLTNPKVKKGKKALTQDQMQTKQLLLSQLDTVRDESGKDQAVRLVFEPKSSRQNPDEFMNLLLTHTSLEGNCSINMVMIGIDGRPQQKSLKQVLSEWVDFRFQTVTRRTQHRLGEVDSRIHILEGRLIVYLNIDEVIRIIRNADDPKADLVAAFGLSDRQAEDILEIRLRQLARLEGIKIEQELEKLRGEKAELEHLLADSGAMQKLIISEIKADAKAFGDDRRTLIETTGRATLVQQVVDEPLTIILSKKGWIRSRTGHGHDPQNFGFKEGDGLFAALECRSVEQVILFGSNGRVFSLLAGQIPGGRGDGVPIATLIDLPPGVKVVQTIAGKGEQRYLLAASNGYGFTTKLESLISRVKAGKQYITLDAGDTLLPPFPFDDDTPPFIAALSKTGRLLLFTRDEMKELAGGGKGVQIMSLDDQDCLLDLAFTTGHALSIIGKTPRGKDTTEKFDALELAQCQSKRGRKGKVLSLSFTADGFAGEG encoded by the coding sequence ATGCCACTGGATGGTGACCAAGGTGGCAACCATGACGGCCCGCCCCCCGCGCTGACAGACTTCACTGAGGATGCAGTGCCGCTGGGGCTGTATGCCGAACGCGCTTATCTGGAATATGCGGTGTCGGTGGTCAAAGGTCGTGCGCTGCCAGATGTATGTGATGGTCAGAAGCCCGTGCAACGGCGCATTCTGTATGCGATGCATGAAATGGGCCTGTCGCCCGCTGCCAAGCCAGTAAAATCGGCCCGCGTGGTCGGTGAGGTGTTGGGTAAATATCACCCACATAGTGATGTATCCGCCTATGACGCCATGGTGCGTCTGGCGCAGGATTTCTCACTGCGCTACCCCTTGATCGACGGCCAGGGTAATTTTGGCTCGCGTGATGGCGACGGCGCAGCCGCCATGCGCTATACCGAGGCGCGACTGACCAAGCTGGCTGAGTTGCTGCTTTCGGAAATCGACCGTGGAACCGTTGATTTCATCCCTAACTATGATGGTGCGTTCGAAGAGCCCAAGCTACTGCCTGCACGGCTGCCGATGGTGTTGCTGAATGGCGCTTCTGGTATTGCGGTGGGGATGGCTACCGAGATTCCATCCCACAACCTGCGCGAGGTGGCAGACGCCGCTGTCGCACTGATCAAGAAGCCGGATCTGGCCACGGCTGACCTGCTGCAATACGTGCAAGGGCCGGATTTCCCGGGTGGTGGCCAGATCATTTCTGCTGCCAAGGATATTCAGGCCGCCTATGAAAATGGCCGGGGCTCACTGACTGTGCGGGCCCGCTGGAAGGTGGAGGACCTGGCGCGCGGGCAATGGCAGGTGGTGGTCACTGAATTGCCGCCCAACACCTCGTCGCAAAAGGTGCTGGAGGAAATTGAAGATTTGACCAACCCCAAGGTCAAAAAGGGCAAAAAGGCGCTGACACAAGATCAGATGCAGACCAAGCAGCTGCTATTGTCGCAGCTGGATACCGTGCGTGATGAATCAGGCAAGGATCAGGCCGTGCGGTTGGTGTTCGAGCCCAAGTCATCGCGGCAGAATCCAGACGAATTCATGAATCTGCTGTTGACGCACACCAGCCTGGAGGGCAATTGCTCGATCAACATGGTGATGATCGGCATCGATGGGCGCCCGCAACAGAAATCACTGAAACAGGTGCTGAGCGAGTGGGTGGATTTCCGCTTCCAGACGGTCACCCGTCGCACGCAACATCGCCTGGGCGAGGTCGATAGCCGTATCCACATTCTGGAAGGCCGACTGATCGTCTACCTCAATATTGATGAGGTCATCCGCATCATCCGTAATGCGGACGACCCCAAAGCCGATCTGGTGGCCGCCTTCGGCCTGTCTGACCGGCAGGCTGAGGATATTCTGGAGATCCGCCTACGCCAGTTGGCCCGCCTTGAAGGCATCAAGATCGAGCAGGAGCTGGAAAAACTGCGTGGTGAAAAGGCTGAGCTGGAGCACCTGCTGGCAGACAGTGGTGCCATGCAGAAGCTCATCATCAGCGAAATCAAGGCCGATGCCAAAGCCTTTGGCGACGACCGCCGCACGCTGATTGAAACCACCGGACGAGCCACCTTGGTGCAACAAGTGGTCGATGAGCCTTTGACCATCATTCTCTCGAAAAAGGGTTGGATACGCTCACGGACGGGCCACGGCCACGATCCGCAGAATTTCGGCTTCAAGGAAGGCGACGGCCTGTTTGCTGCGCTGGAATGTCGCTCGGTCGAGCAAGTCATTCTGTTCGGCAGCAATGGCCGGGTCTTTTCATTGCTGGCCGGACAGATTCCTGGCGGTCGGGGCGATGGGGTGCCGATTGCGACGTTGATCGATCTGCCCCCTGGTGTCAAAGTGGTGCAGACCATTGCCGGTAAGGGCGAGCAGCGCTACCTGTTGGCCGCCAGCAATGGCTATGGCTTTACCACCAAGCTGGAAAGCCTCATCAGCCGGGTCAAGGCAGGCAAACAATACATCACCTTGGATGCGGGCGACACGTTGCTCCCACCTTTCCCATTCGATGATGATACGCCACCCTTCATCGCGGCTCTCTCCAAGACAGGTCGGCTGTTGCTGTTCACCCGTGACGAGATGAAAGAACTGGCGGGTGGCGGCAAGGGCGTCCAGATCATGAGCCTGGATGACCAGGACTGCCTACTCGATCTGGCCTTCACCACTGGTCATGCGTTGAGTATCATCGGCAAAACCCCGCGCGGCAAGGACACCACTGAGAAATTCGACGCGCTGGAGCTGGCGCAATGCCAAAGCAAGCGAGGTCGTAAGGGCAAGGTATTGAGTCTGAGCTTTACTGCTGACGGGTTTGCTGGCGAGGGCTAG
- the msrP gene encoding protein-methionine-sulfoxide reductase catalytic subunit MsrP has product MLIRRTTDILPSEITDKALYLSRRQFMTVAGVSGLALAGLAEQAHAKLVTAPSKLSISDKPNSRQDITSYNNFYEFGTDKGDPAIHAGKLVTRPWTIRVEGEVMKPKTFDLDELMKLAPLEERIYRLRCVEGWSMVIPWVGYSLSEILKRVEPTSKGKYVEFTTLKRPEQMPGQRSATLDWPYTEGLRIDEAMHPLTLLTLGLYGELLPNQNGAPVRIAVPWKYGFKSAKSIVRIRLVEKQPTSSWMAAIPSEYGFYSNVNPQVDHPRWSQATERRIGDFFKRKTLMFNGYADQVASMYTGMDLRKFF; this is encoded by the coding sequence ATGTTGATCCGGCGCACGACTGACATCCTGCCCAGTGAGATCACCGACAAAGCGCTATACCTGTCACGACGCCAATTCATGACCGTAGCGGGGGTGTCTGGGCTTGCGTTGGCAGGCTTGGCCGAACAGGCTCACGCCAAGTTGGTGACGGCCCCCAGCAAACTGTCGATATCCGACAAGCCCAACAGCAGGCAAGACATCACCAGCTACAACAATTTTTATGAATTCGGCACTGATAAAGGCGACCCAGCCATCCACGCAGGCAAGCTGGTCACCAGGCCCTGGACGATCCGGGTCGAGGGGGAGGTCATGAAGCCCAAGACCTTCGATCTGGACGAGCTGATGAAACTCGCCCCGCTCGAAGAACGCATCTATCGGTTACGTTGCGTGGAAGGCTGGTCGATGGTCATTCCTTGGGTCGGCTACTCACTTTCAGAGATCCTGAAGCGGGTCGAGCCCACCAGCAAGGGCAAATACGTTGAATTCACCACGCTGAAACGCCCAGAGCAGATGCCGGGGCAGCGCAGCGCCACGTTGGACTGGCCCTATACCGAAGGACTGCGGATCGACGAAGCCATGCATCCGCTGACCTTGCTCACACTGGGTCTGTACGGTGAGCTGCTGCCCAATCAGAACGGCGCCCCTGTGCGCATTGCCGTGCCCTGGAAATATGGCTTCAAAAGCGCAAAATCCATCGTCCGCATCCGGCTGGTGGAGAAACAACCCACCAGTAGCTGGATGGCCGCCATTCCCAGCGAGTATGGCTTTTACTCCAACGTCAACCCACAAGTTGACCACCCACGCTGGAGCCAAGCCACCGAGCGCCGTATTGGCGACTTCTTCAAGCGCAAGACATTGATGTTCAATGGTTATGCAGACCAGGTTGCATCAATGTATACCGGGATGGATTTGAGGAAGTTCTTTTAA
- the prfA gene encoding peptide chain release factor 1: MKPSIAAKLAQLADRLDEVNLLLASEEATRDMDQYRKLNREHAEITPVVELYHAFQQCQADIETAKELLDDPDMKAFAEAEIEDNQTKLAQLDRELQMLLLPRDPNDERNIFLEIRAGTGGDESALFSADLFRMYTRFAERNRWQVEIISASESDLGGYKEVIARVVGFGAYSKLKFESGGHRVQRVPATETQGRIHTSACTVAVMPEADEMAEVEIRSEDIRVDTFRASGAGGQHINKTDSAVRITHLPTGIVVECQDDRSQHKNKARALSVLAARIKDKELRERQAKEAATRKSLVGSGDRSERIRTYNFPQGRMTDHRINLTLYKLDSIMDGDLFELTQALLSEHQAEQLAAMGED; encoded by the coding sequence ATGAAACCCAGTATTGCTGCCAAATTAGCCCAATTAGCCGACCGCCTGGATGAGGTCAATCTGCTGCTTGCCAGTGAAGAAGCCACTCGCGATATGGATCAATATCGCAAGCTGAATCGTGAGCATGCCGAGATCACGCCCGTGGTCGAGCTGTATCACGCCTTCCAGCAATGCCAGGCCGATATCGAGACAGCCAAAGAGTTGCTTGATGACCCGGACATGAAGGCGTTTGCAGAAGCGGAGATTGAAGACAATCAAACCAAGCTGGCGCAGCTGGATCGTGAATTGCAAATGCTGCTCTTGCCGCGCGACCCGAACGATGAACGCAACATCTTTCTGGAAATCCGCGCTGGAACCGGTGGCGATGAATCCGCTTTGTTCTCGGCAGACCTGTTCCGCATGTATACCCGCTTTGCCGAACGAAATCGCTGGCAGGTCGAGATCATCTCCGCGAGCGAATCCGATCTGGGCGGGTACAAGGAAGTCATCGCCCGCGTCGTGGGTTTTGGTGCCTATTCCAAACTGAAATTCGAAAGCGGCGGGCATCGTGTGCAGCGGGTGCCTGCCACCGAGACACAAGGCCGCATCCACACCTCAGCCTGCACCGTAGCGGTCATGCCGGAGGCGGATGAAATGGCCGAGGTGGAAATCCGCAGCGAAGACATCCGGGTGGATACTTTCCGCGCCAGTGGCGCAGGTGGTCAGCACATCAACAAGACAGATTCCGCCGTGCGCATCACCCACTTGCCAACCGGCATCGTGGTGGAATGCCAGGACGACCGCTCGCAGCATAAAAACAAAGCACGTGCATTGTCCGTGCTGGCGGCCCGCATCAAAGACAAGGAGCTACGTGAACGCCAGGCCAAAGAGGCCGCGACACGCAAGAGTCTGGTGGGGTCCGGTGATCGCTCGGAACGAATCCGCACTTACAACTTCCCGCAAGGCCGCATGACCGATCACCGCATCAATCTGACACTCTATAAGCTGGACTCGATCATGGATGGCGACCTGTTCGAGCTGACCCAGGCACTGCTCAGCGAGCATCAGGCCGAACAGCTCGCCGCAATGGGTGAAGATTAA
- the hemA gene encoding glutamyl-tRNA reductase: protein MHLFAFGLNHQTAPLSVRERVAFPAEGVALALRDLIARPRVSEAAIVSTCNRTEIYCNTQDPGVVVDWLAGYHALPIGKVEPYLYRLPESEAVRHAFRVASGLDSMVLGEAQILGQMKDAVRVAEQAGTMGQLLNTLFQRTFSVAKEVRTRTEIGANSVSMAAASVRLAERLFPSVSQTNVLFIGAGEMIELCATYFAAQHPKSMTVANRTLERGEALASRIGAKAVLLSELPAVLPGHDIVVTSTASTLPILGKGMVERAIKQRKHKPIFMVDLAVPRDVEPEVGDMNDVYLYTVDDLAGVVQEGRERRQLAVSEAETIIESKVGEFMTWLNTREVVPVIRALRDKAERLRRLEVERALKLLEKGEDPCMVLESLSQGLTNKLIHPPTQALSKAAANEREDTLALITRIYGVHD from the coding sequence ATGCATTTGTTCGCTTTTGGCCTCAATCATCAGACCGCGCCTTTGTCTGTGCGGGAGCGCGTTGCTTTCCCTGCAGAGGGCGTGGCCCTCGCACTGCGAGATCTGATCGCCCGCCCACGCGTATCTGAGGCGGCCATCGTGTCCACCTGTAATCGCACGGAGATCTACTGCAACACTCAGGATCCGGGTGTCGTGGTGGATTGGCTGGCGGGCTACCATGCCTTGCCGATCGGCAAGGTCGAGCCTTATTTGTATCGACTGCCTGAAAGCGAAGCGGTCAGACATGCGTTCCGCGTGGCCTCCGGCCTGGATTCAATGGTACTGGGCGAGGCTCAGATTCTCGGGCAGATGAAAGACGCCGTCCGTGTTGCCGAGCAGGCGGGCACCATGGGCCAACTGCTGAATACCCTCTTCCAGCGCACATTCTCGGTTGCCAAAGAGGTACGCACCCGTACCGAAATCGGCGCCAATTCCGTCTCCATGGCTGCCGCCAGTGTGCGGCTGGCTGAACGTCTGTTCCCAAGCGTATCCCAGACCAATGTCCTGTTCATTGGGGCGGGCGAAATGATCGAGCTGTGTGCGACCTATTTTGCAGCACAGCATCCCAAGTCGATGACTGTTGCCAACCGGACACTGGAGCGTGGCGAAGCGCTGGCCAGCCGTATCGGTGCCAAAGCTGTTTTGTTGTCTGAGTTGCCAGCGGTGTTGCCCGGCCACGATATCGTGGTCACCTCAACGGCCTCGACATTGCCGATTCTAGGCAAGGGCATGGTTGAGCGGGCCATCAAGCAGCGTAAGCACAAACCGATTTTCATGGTCGATCTGGCGGTGCCACGCGATGTCGAGCCGGAAGTCGGTGACATGAATGACGTGTATCTGTACACCGTGGACGATCTGGCGGGTGTAGTACAGGAGGGGCGCGAACGACGGCAGTTGGCGGTCAGCGAGGCAGAAACCATCATCGAGAGCAAGGTCGGGGAATTCATGACCTGGCTGAATACCCGTGAGGTGGTGCCGGTGATCCGTGCGTTACGCGATAAAGCTGAGCGCTTGCGCAGGCTGGAGGTTGAACGCGCACTGAAGCTGCTGGAGAAAGGGGAAGATCCCTGTATGGTCTTGGAGTCCTTGTCCCAAGGGCTCACCAACAAATTGATCCATCCCCCCACCCAAGCGCTCAGCAAGGCCGCAGCCAATGAGCGTGAAGATACTTTGGCGCTCATCACCCGAATCTACGGCGTGCACGATTGA
- a CDS encoding response regulator, with translation MKILVIDDHHLFREGLRYMLQSLDQQVSVTQCGSVEEAEQLASERQDIDVILLDMRLPGKCEIDAVDAVHMAYPDARLVVLSGETSPDLVNMAIGAGAMGYIPKTTSPDVMLSALRLILANGIYLPADILLAARVSQPVAEVIEHEVDENCSLDELSDRQREVLRLLIHGAPNKRIATELDIGEATVKSHLTAVFKALGARNRTEAVYAAARAGIRFE, from the coding sequence ATGAAAATCCTGGTGATTGATGACCATCACCTTTTCCGGGAAGGCTTGCGCTACATGCTGCAGAGTCTCGACCAACAGGTGAGTGTGACACAGTGCGGAAGTGTTGAGGAAGCCGAGCAACTGGCGAGTGAGCGGCAGGATATCGACGTTATCTTGCTGGATATGCGGTTGCCCGGTAAATGCGAGATCGACGCCGTTGACGCAGTGCATATGGCTTATCCCGATGCACGACTGGTTGTCCTCTCAGGCGAAACCTCCCCTGATTTGGTGAACATGGCCATTGGCGCGGGTGCGATGGGGTACATCCCGAAAACGACCAGCCCGGATGTGATGTTGAGTGCGTTACGCTTGATCTTGGCGAACGGTATCTATCTGCCCGCAGACATTCTGCTTGCCGCCCGCGTCAGCCAGCCTGTTGCTGAAGTCATCGAGCATGAAGTAGATGAAAACTGCTCGTTGGATGAGTTATCCGACCGGCAACGTGAGGTGCTGCGCTTGTTGATCCATGGTGCGCCCAACAAACGCATTGCCACGGAACTGGATATCGGAGAAGCAACGGTCAAATCCCACCTGACTGCTGTATTCAAGGCGCTGGGTGCCCGGAATCGTACCGAAGCAGTCTATGCGGCAGCCCGAGCAGGTATCCGCTTCGAGTAG
- a CDS encoding hybrid sensor histidine kinase/response regulator — protein sequence MDSQIQRSNFGALIRSAYWAKRLAERGRLAVESARESARLRLRQIMSMRPVVLILATIIVATFSIMAPWWQVCAWMVPLAIVWFFAPVACKKLLTRIEQGNEHEIVLAQRSLLILAICNALIVGSGVWWLGLGLPDEKILFLVTLLQSMYAVTALVNASSHFPTSAVSTSINLMSAATYWFHTGWNGAPIGFALVGLLVLLLRLSRQIKQAFDAAVSARYENQCLQAELAVEKQHAASAKRLEQEKQNAEAALRQAEQANLMKTRFLAAASHDLRQPLHALVLFSGLLDTASAEQRQIFVQHIRHSADSLNRLFGGLLDLSRLDAGAVQANWVATRVKPLVENIVSEYQPKAAAKQLALLLDVDDAVAVTDPFLIERVLRNLVDNAIKYTAAGSVTVSAKRKDHEVRVAITDTGIGIREQDQPFVFDEFYQLHNPSRDSEKGAGLGLSIVRRLCDLLDHRLILDSKPGLGTTIAVSMPMGRLAQPTISDAPTMAESTESLRGMAVVVIEDDSRGRIAMKSLLDAWGCIPLVYESAAEAVSALQAEEMSPDVLITDFRLADGLNGFDAIISLRQLFTDLPASIITGESEANWTPTSALPEVPVFQKPVSADVLANWLASVR from the coding sequence ATGGACAGTCAGATCCAGCGGTCAAACTTCGGTGCCTTGATCAGATCTGCCTACTGGGCAAAACGACTGGCTGAACGTGGTCGGCTGGCGGTGGAATCGGCCAGAGAGTCTGCGCGGCTTCGACTACGACAGATCATGTCGATGCGACCTGTCGTGCTGATTCTGGCAACAATCATCGTGGCTACTTTCTCGATCATGGCGCCGTGGTGGCAGGTTTGCGCCTGGATGGTACCACTGGCGATTGTTTGGTTCTTTGCCCCAGTGGCTTGCAAAAAATTGCTGACACGCATCGAGCAAGGGAACGAACATGAAATCGTATTGGCGCAGCGCAGTTTGCTGATCTTGGCGATCTGCAACGCACTTATAGTCGGCAGTGGTGTTTGGTGGTTGGGGCTGGGCTTACCGGATGAAAAAATCCTCTTCCTGGTCACCCTGTTGCAGAGCATGTATGCCGTCACAGCACTGGTCAACGCCTCCAGCCATTTCCCGACCTCTGCAGTCAGCACCAGTATCAACTTGATGTCTGCCGCCACTTATTGGTTCCACACTGGCTGGAATGGGGCTCCCATCGGTTTCGCCCTAGTGGGGTTACTGGTGCTACTGCTGCGCTTGTCACGACAGATCAAGCAAGCCTTTGATGCGGCGGTCAGCGCGCGCTATGAAAACCAATGCCTGCAAGCTGAGCTTGCCGTTGAAAAACAGCATGCAGCATCTGCCAAGCGGCTGGAGCAGGAAAAACAGAATGCGGAGGCCGCATTACGCCAGGCAGAGCAGGCCAACCTGATGAAAACCCGCTTTCTCGCCGCCGCCAGCCACGATTTGCGACAACCGCTACATGCATTGGTACTGTTCTCAGGCTTATTGGATACCGCCTCGGCAGAACAGCGACAGATCTTTGTGCAACACATTCGACACTCTGCCGACTCGCTGAATCGGCTATTCGGTGGATTACTGGATCTGTCCCGGCTGGATGCCGGTGCCGTTCAAGCCAATTGGGTAGCCACTCGGGTCAAACCCCTGGTTGAAAATATCGTCAGCGAGTATCAGCCCAAAGCCGCGGCCAAACAATTGGCACTCTTGCTGGATGTCGATGATGCCGTGGCCGTAACTGACCCTTTCCTGATCGAACGCGTCCTGCGGAATTTAGTGGACAACGCCATCAAGTACACAGCCGCAGGCAGCGTGACAGTCAGTGCCAAACGCAAAGACCATGAGGTGCGTGTTGCCATTACCGACACCGGCATTGGCATCCGTGAGCAAGACCAACCCTTTGTATTTGATGAATTCTATCAATTGCACAACCCCTCCCGTGACTCCGAAAAAGGCGCGGGGCTCGGGTTATCCATTGTCCGCAGGCTGTGTGATCTGCTGGATCACCGCCTGATTCTGGATTCCAAGCCAGGCCTTGGCACTACCATCGCCGTCAGTATGCCAATGGGACGCCTTGCACAACCGACAATCAGTGATGCGCCAACCATGGCTGAATCCACCGAAAGCTTACGTGGTATGGCAGTGGTCGTGATTGAAGACGACTCTCGTGGCCGGATAGCCATGAAGAGCCTGCTCGACGCCTGGGGCTGTATACCACTGGTGTATGAATCTGCGGCAGAGGCCGTATCCGCCCTTCAGGCAGAAGAAATGAGCCCCGATGTCTTGATAACCGATTTCCGCTTGGCAGACGGCCTGAATGGCTTTGACGCCATCATCTCCCTACGCCAGCTCTTTACCGACTTACCGGCCTCCATCATCACCGGGGAGAGTGAGGCGAACTGGACGCCCACCAGCGCCTTACCAGAGGTACCAGTCTTCCAGAAGCCCGTTTCAGCCGATGTATTGGCCAACTGGCTGGCCAGTGTCCGCTGA
- a CDS encoding septal ring lytic transglycosylase RlpA family protein: MIARTFFAKLKRTPAEHWLSYILICLAAALIQACTSLSGPVQHQGKTPPIAVTPNDNNAKPPTVTATQPIKPGKNGGAYYKDDGPPDTIAVDLDRIPEPKPKDEPLHKFANRPYNRFGENYVPDLERKPYKAQGTASWYGRKFHGKRTSSGELYDMLGLSAAHPTLPIPSYARVTNLENGRSIIVRINDRGPFHKGRLMDLSYAAAHRLGYAGKGRATVEVEAITTEQIAELASRGELPQGPGAKAPADSAVQTTVAALNDPPPLESGPLPPASGPAGAQPDDMATAANVFLQVGAFKNKVNAESLRTKLLTGWQEATDDKVNIVSKEGVFRLQIGPYANEQLAKEAGERLKDQLALGGLVVR, encoded by the coding sequence GTGATTGCTCGGACTTTTTTTGCCAAGTTGAAACGCACACCAGCTGAACATTGGTTAAGTTATATCTTGATCTGTTTGGCTGCAGCCTTGATCCAAGCCTGTACAAGCCTGAGTGGCCCAGTGCAGCATCAAGGCAAAACACCGCCCATCGCGGTGACACCCAATGACAACAATGCCAAGCCCCCCACGGTGACGGCTACACAACCAATCAAGCCAGGTAAGAATGGTGGGGCATACTACAAGGATGATGGTCCACCGGACACCATCGCGGTGGATCTGGATCGGATTCCAGAGCCCAAGCCCAAGGATGAGCCACTGCATAAATTCGCCAATCGCCCGTATAACCGCTTTGGCGAAAACTATGTGCCGGATCTGGAACGCAAACCGTACAAGGCACAAGGGACAGCATCCTGGTATGGGCGCAAGTTCCATGGCAAGCGAACCAGCTCGGGCGAGCTTTACGATATGCTGGGACTGAGTGCGGCCCACCCAACACTGCCGATTCCGAGCTATGCCAGGGTCACCAACCTTGAAAACGGTAGATCCATCATTGTCCGGATCAATGACCGTGGCCCTTTCCACAAAGGGCGGCTGATGGATCTCTCGTACGCTGCGGCCCATCGGCTGGGTTATGCGGGCAAGGGCCGTGCCACGGTAGAAGTCGAGGCGATCACCACCGAGCAGATCGCTGAACTGGCCAGCCGGGGGGAATTGCCCCAAGGCCCCGGTGCAAAAGCACCTGCGGACAGTGCCGTGCAGACGACAGTGGCAGCATTGAATGATCCGCCGCCCTTGGAGTCGGGGCCATTGCCCCCTGCCAGCGGCCCAGCTGGTGCGCAACCTGACGACATGGCGACCGCAGCCAATGTCTTTCTACAGGTTGGCGCATTCAAAAACAAAGTCAACGCTGAATCCCTACGGACCAAGCTGTTGACAGGTTGGCAAGAAGCCACGGATGACAAGGTGAACATCGTCTCCAAAGAGGGTGTGTTCCGCCTGCAGATCGGCCCCTATGCTAATGAGCAATTGGCAAAGGAGGCAGGTGAACGGCTGAAGGATCAACTTGCCCTGGGTGGCTTGGTCGTCCGTTGA
- the rodA gene encoding rod shape-determining protein RodA yields the protein MKIDLKQIWRRLVMHLDGPLLILGTILISVNLVALYSASNQSTDKIIAQLTNMSVAVTVMWVAANISPQRMMLFAPPLYLLGFILLIGVAVAGDVVNGARRWLHIGVTRIQPSEIMKIAMPMMLAWYFDRREASLKIKDFLIATIIMLLPVALILKQPDLGTAILVGAASFYILFLAGLSWYVVLGLVLAGVSGIYFVTHWDLCIQLFHDYQCRRVATMIDPMADPLGDGYHTIQGTIAIGSGGIFGKGWLAGTQTHLDFIPERTTDFIFAVFAEEFGLVGNCLLLILYLAIIGRGLYISARAANLFGRLLAGSIALSFFTYAFVNMGMVSGILPVVGVPLPMVSYGGTALVTLSLGFGILMSIHSHRKMLQS from the coding sequence ATGAAGATCGACTTGAAACAGATCTGGAGACGCCTGGTCATGCATCTGGATGGCCCGCTGCTGATCCTGGGCACCATTCTGATTTCAGTCAATCTGGTCGCCTTGTACTCTGCATCCAATCAAAGCACAGACAAAATCATCGCGCAGCTGACCAATATGTCGGTTGCGGTGACCGTCATGTGGGTGGCGGCCAATATCTCACCACAACGGATGATGCTGTTCGCCCCCCCCCTGTATTTGTTAGGCTTCATATTGCTGATTGGCGTTGCCGTGGCTGGAGATGTGGTCAACGGCGCCCGCCGCTGGCTACACATCGGAGTGACCCGCATCCAACCATCCGAAATCATGAAAATTGCCATGCCGATGATGCTGGCCTGGTATTTCGATCGACGAGAAGCCTCCTTGAAAATCAAGGACTTCCTAATTGCAACGATCATCATGTTGCTCCCGGTGGCATTGATTCTGAAACAGCCTGACTTGGGAACCGCCATCCTGGTCGGGGCGGCCAGTTTCTATATCCTGTTCTTGGCTGGTCTGTCCTGGTATGTCGTGCTGGGGTTGGTACTGGCCGGGGTAAGCGGCATCTATTTCGTCACCCATTGGGATCTCTGCATCCAACTGTTCCATGACTACCAATGTCGTCGGGTGGCCACCATGATCGATCCCATGGCCGATCCACTGGGAGATGGCTACCACACGATCCAAGGCACCATTGCAATCGGCTCTGGCGGCATATTTGGCAAAGGCTGGCTTGCCGGCACCCAGACGCACCTGGATTTCATCCCCGAGCGAACCACCGACTTCATCTTCGCCGTTTTTGCAGAGGAATTCGGACTGGTCGGCAATTGCCTATTGTTGATCTTGTATCTGGCTATCATTGGCCGAGGGCTGTACATTTCAGCCCGTGCAGCCAATCTATTCGGTCGATTACTGGCAGGATCAATCGCCCTCAGCTTCTTTACATACGCCTTTGTAAATATGGGAATGGTCTCCGGCATCCTCCCAGTCGTGGGCGTACCCTTACCCATGGTCAGCTATGGTGGAACCGCATTGGTCACGCTGAGCCTGGGTTTTGGCATTCTGATGAGTATCCATTCCCACCGAAAAATGTTGCAAAGCTAG